One segment of Roseobacter litoralis Och 149 DNA contains the following:
- a CDS encoding replication initiator protein A — protein MSGANPTGSAMGQPIGQSDFFVCDFFAAVPKHDLAAMEHPLFSLSTRPDRRILNYTHNDAEITITPSVKGRATIFDADILIFCISQLMAAINAGKKTSRHLTLTAHDLLLATGRETSGDGYKRLRDAFERLAGTRITTNITTGALETTSGFGLIESWEIVRRTRAGRMVSVSVTLSEWLYRAVLSKSVLTLSRDYFSLRKPLERRLYELARKHCGRQPVWRVSVETLLKKSGSTSPRRVFRAMLREIITRDPLPEYTLVEEPGDIIAVRPQTLVDLPDRAPQLSPEALEEAHRLAPGADIYALEADWRTMWATSGAPRLLSPDKAFLGWVKKRNSPRR, from the coding sequence ATGAGCGGGGCAAACCCGACGGGCAGCGCGATGGGTCAGCCCATCGGACAGAGTGATTTTTTCGTGTGCGATTTTTTTGCAGCCGTTCCCAAACACGACCTGGCGGCGATGGAGCATCCGTTGTTTTCGCTCTCGACGCGGCCTGACAGGCGCATTCTGAACTACACCCACAATGATGCTGAAATCACCATCACCCCCAGCGTGAAGGGGCGGGCGACGATCTTTGACGCGGATATTCTGATCTTTTGTATCAGCCAGCTGATGGCCGCGATCAACGCGGGCAAAAAGACCTCACGGCATCTGACGCTGACGGCGCATGATTTGCTGCTGGCCACGGGGCGCGAAACCTCAGGCGATGGCTACAAGCGGCTGCGCGATGCCTTTGAACGGTTGGCAGGCACGCGCATCACCACCAACATCACCACTGGCGCGCTGGAGACGACCAGCGGCTTTGGTCTGATCGAGAGCTGGGAGATCGTGCGGCGCACGCGGGCAGGGCGCATGGTGAGCGTCAGCGTGACCCTGTCGGAATGGCTTTATCGGGCGGTGTTGAGCAAATCGGTGCTCACACTCAGCCGCGACTATTTTTCCTTACGCAAACCGCTGGAGCGGCGGCTTTATGAGTTGGCGCGCAAACACTGCGGCCGCCAGCCTGTGTGGCGCGTGTCGGTGGAGACCTTGCTGAAGAAATCCGGCTCGACCTCTCCCCGCCGGGTGTTTCGCGCGATGCTGCGCGAGATCATCACCCGCGACCCGCTGCCGGAATATACGCTGGTTGAGGAGCCGGGCGATATCATCGCCGTGCGCCCCCAGACGCTGGTGGATCTGCCCGACCGCGCGCCGCAGTTGTCGCCAGAGGCGCTGGAAGAAGCCCACCGTCTGGCCCCCGGCGCGGATATCTACGCGCTGGAGGCCGACTGGCGCACCATGTGGGCCACCAGCGGCGCCCCGCGCCTGTTATCCCCCGACAAGGCGTTTCTGGGCTGGGTGAAAAAGCGTAACAGTCCGCGGCGGTAA